The proteins below come from a single Rhizobium rhizoryzae genomic window:
- a CDS encoding alpha/beta hydrolase: MTDRESVFGFNSINVDRHHVPVPNSISMQAQERLHGAVRSDGVPLNALHPLPRADDREAWQKLKAVVDASYAAAAAEQDSSRDVEITTEAIGSATAYLATPAHLKQDDCVYIDLHGGALVFGGGKACREGARIAASRHGIRCYGIDYRMPPEFPFPAALDDCMCVYRHAVNTYGADRIIIGGRSAGGNLALATVLRAQDEGQDLPRAIVLLSPEIDLTESGDSFQTNKMIDVNLPTSLMSANLLYANGADLAHPYISPLFGRFTKEFPPTFIQSGTRDLLLSNAVRLHRSLCQVGAVAELHVFEAMPHGGFGGAPEDEELSRELVTFVDHALSS, from the coding sequence ATGACGGATCGGGAAAGTGTTTTCGGGTTCAACTCGATCAACGTTGATCGGCATCACGTGCCAGTTCCAAACTCCATCAGTATGCAAGCGCAAGAAAGACTTCACGGTGCCGTCCGAAGTGACGGGGTGCCACTGAATGCACTTCATCCTTTGCCCAGAGCCGATGATCGCGAGGCATGGCAAAAGCTTAAAGCCGTGGTGGATGCGAGCTATGCAGCAGCGGCGGCAGAGCAGGACTCATCGCGAGATGTCGAAATCACCACGGAGGCGATCGGCTCAGCCACGGCGTATCTGGCGACGCCTGCCCATCTTAAGCAAGATGATTGCGTCTACATCGATTTGCACGGAGGAGCGCTCGTATTTGGCGGTGGCAAGGCATGTCGTGAAGGAGCGCGGATCGCCGCATCTCGGCATGGCATCCGGTGCTACGGTATTGACTATCGCATGCCTCCTGAATTCCCCTTTCCTGCTGCGCTTGACGACTGCATGTGCGTATACCGGCACGCAGTCAACACGTATGGGGCCGACCGCATTATCATCGGTGGACGATCTGCTGGTGGCAATCTGGCATTGGCAACCGTCCTGCGCGCCCAGGATGAAGGGCAGGATTTGCCCCGCGCGATTGTGTTGCTTTCGCCTGAAATCGACCTGACGGAGTCAGGCGACAGCTTCCAGACCAACAAGATGATCGACGTAAATCTTCCAACCTCCTTGATGTCGGCGAACCTACTCTATGCCAACGGCGCCGATCTGGCCCATCCGTATATCTCACCTCTCTTCGGACGGTTCACCAAGGAATTCCCACCGACATTCATTCAGAGTGGCACACGCGACCTGCTGCTTTCGAATGCTGTGCGCCTACATAGGTCATTGTGCCAGGTCGGAGCCGTGGCCGAGCTGCATGTGTTCGAAGCCATGCCTCACGGGGGTTTCGGGGGCGCCCCGGAAGATGAAGAGCTTTCCCGCGAGTTGGTAACCTTCGTAGATCATGCACTTTCCTCTTGA
- a CDS encoding zinc-dependent alcohol dehydrogenase, which translates to MKALCWHGKGDIRCDSVPDPQIEDDRDVIIKMSACAICGSDLHLMDGYIPFMEKGDILGHEFMGEVVEVGRGNTKLKVGDRVVVPFTICCGECSQCLKGNWSVCERSNRKAENATKAFGYPTAGLFGYSHLTGAYAGGQAEYVRVPYADVSPIIIPNGISDEQALFLGDIFPTGWMAAANCEIEPTDIVAIWGCGPVGQFCIKSAFMQGAARVIAIDNVPERLALAAAAGAEIINFDEIDGTIPDHIKDMTAGHGADKCIDAVGAESHATASFDAIVDKVKAATLLGTDRPHVLRTAIMACRPGGIVSVPGVYGGFLDKIPFGAAMNKGLTIRTGQTHVNRYSLDLLRRIEEGQIDPSFIITHRATLDQGPELYETFRDKKDNCIKVVLTA; encoded by the coding sequence ATGAAAGCACTCTGCTGGCACGGAAAAGGCGATATTCGTTGCGATAGCGTTCCCGATCCCCAAATCGAAGACGACCGCGACGTCATCATCAAGATGTCGGCCTGCGCTATCTGTGGATCGGATCTCCATCTGATGGACGGCTATATTCCATTCATGGAAAAAGGCGACATCCTCGGCCATGAGTTCATGGGTGAAGTCGTCGAAGTTGGTCGCGGCAACACAAAGCTCAAGGTCGGAGACCGCGTCGTCGTTCCCTTCACGATCTGCTGTGGGGAGTGCTCGCAATGCCTCAAAGGCAATTGGTCGGTTTGTGAGCGGTCCAATCGCAAGGCCGAGAATGCAACAAAGGCGTTCGGTTATCCAACCGCCGGTCTCTTCGGATATTCGCACCTGACAGGAGCCTATGCGGGCGGTCAGGCGGAATACGTGCGCGTGCCTTATGCGGACGTCTCGCCCATCATTATCCCGAATGGCATTTCGGATGAGCAGGCGCTCTTCCTTGGTGATATCTTTCCGACCGGTTGGATGGCCGCGGCCAATTGCGAGATCGAACCGACCGATATCGTTGCGATCTGGGGATGTGGTCCTGTCGGCCAGTTCTGCATCAAAAGTGCCTTCATGCAGGGCGCCGCGCGTGTGATCGCAATCGACAATGTGCCCGAGCGTCTGGCTCTCGCTGCTGCAGCCGGTGCTGAGATCATCAATTTCGATGAGATCGATGGCACTATTCCTGACCACATCAAGGATATGACCGCGGGTCATGGCGCCGACAAATGCATCGACGCCGTCGGCGCGGAATCCCACGCAACCGCTTCGTTTGACGCGATCGTCGACAAGGTGAAAGCAGCAACCTTGCTGGGAACCGACCGCCCGCATGTTTTGAGAACGGCAATTATGGCCTGCCGCCCCGGCGGCATCGTTTCCGTTCCCGGCGTCTATGGCGGCTTCCTGGACAAGATCCCGTTCGGAGCGGCGATGAACAAAGGGCTGACGATCAGAACCGGCCAGACCCATGTCAATCGTTACTCGCTCGATCTCCTTCGCCGTATCGAAGAGGGTCAGATTGATCCGAGTTTTATCATTACCCATCGCGCAACGCTGGATCAGGGACCGGAACTCTACGAGACGTTCCGCGACAAGAAAGACAACTGCATCAAGGTTGTTTTGACTGCATGA
- a CDS encoding DUF1003 domain-containing protein, which produces MNSANAESPTRPAPDGLTPALARNIDAVMQRRRETANAASLQERAAAAISRFAGSMIFVYIHLLLYGTWILANLNLLPRVRPWDPSLVILAMEASVEAIFLSTFVLINQNRMAAEDDVRADLDLQVNLLNEHETTRLIAMVEAIAKKLEVPIEAGDELSELKKDVAPEAVLDRIESKEND; this is translated from the coding sequence ATGAACAGTGCAAATGCGGAAAGTCCGACAAGACCCGCACCTGATGGCCTTACGCCGGCTCTTGCGCGCAACATAGATGCAGTCATGCAGCGGCGGCGCGAAACAGCAAATGCGGCTTCGTTGCAAGAACGCGCAGCGGCCGCGATCAGCCGCTTCGCAGGATCGATGATCTTCGTCTACATTCATCTTCTTCTGTACGGGACATGGATCCTGGCGAATCTAAACCTGCTGCCAAGAGTTCGCCCGTGGGATCCATCGCTCGTCATTCTCGCTATGGAAGCGTCGGTTGAAGCCATTTTTCTCTCCACTTTTGTTCTGATCAATCAGAATAGAATGGCCGCCGAAGACGATGTGCGGGCTGATCTCGATCTACAGGTGAATTTGCTGAACGAGCACGAAACCACCCGCCTGATCGCAATGGTGGAAGCGATCGCCAAAAAGCTGGAGGTGCCGATCGAGGCTGGCGATGAGCTAAGCGAGCTGAAGAAGGATGTCGCTCCAGAAGCCGTGTTGGACCGAATTGAATCGAAAGAGAATGATTAG
- a CDS encoding TIGR04290 family methyltransferase, protein MDVARKAEDDIRRRLVELGPWFHNIEVQGVPTAPDHFLGDYPSFKWQGFKEVVPEDLAGRSVLDVGCNAGFYSFEMKKRNAGRVLGIDADPHYLRQARFVAEQTGLDVEFRQMSVYDVGKLGEKFDLVLFMGVLYHLRHPLLALDLLYEHVVADQMLFQCLQRGDERLPELQENYDFSEWSLFDRADYPKLFFVEERYASDPTNWFIPNRAAMEAMLRSSGFLIEAHPEREVYLCRRAQRHYAAEAPPRIC, encoded by the coding sequence ATGGACGTCGCAAGAAAAGCAGAAGATGACATCAGGCGTCGACTCGTCGAACTTGGTCCATGGTTCCACAACATTGAAGTGCAGGGGGTGCCCACCGCCCCCGACCATTTTCTGGGGGATTACCCATCGTTCAAGTGGCAGGGTTTCAAGGAGGTGGTCCCGGAGGATCTGGCAGGGCGCAGCGTCCTCGACGTTGGGTGCAATGCCGGCTTTTATTCCTTCGAGATGAAGAAGCGCAATGCCGGGCGAGTGCTGGGGATCGACGCAGATCCACACTATCTCCGGCAGGCCCGTTTTGTGGCCGAGCAGACGGGCCTGGACGTGGAGTTTCGCCAGATGTCCGTATACGACGTCGGAAAGCTTGGAGAAAAATTCGACCTCGTGCTTTTCATGGGAGTGCTCTACCATCTGCGCCACCCTCTGCTTGCGCTCGACCTTCTCTATGAGCATGTCGTAGCGGACCAGATGTTGTTCCAGTGTCTTCAACGCGGGGACGAGCGTCTGCCGGAGCTTCAGGAGAATTACGACTTCTCCGAGTGGTCCCTTTTTGACCGGGCTGATTATCCCAAGCTGTTCTTCGTGGAGGAGCGCTACGCATCCGATCCGACGAACTGGTTCATTCCCAACAGGGCAGCCATGGAAGCCATGCTGCGCAGTTCCGGCTTCCTGATCGAGGCCCATCCCGAACGGGAGGTCTATCTTTGTCGCCGCGCTCAGCGGCACTATGCGGCCGAAGCTCCACCCCGGATCTGTTGA
- a CDS encoding UDP-glucuronic acid decarboxylase family protein → MLQRVHDGKTRTILVAGGAGFVGSHLCDALLLRGDRVICVDSFLTGSRTNVRPLENHPRFRLIEEDVCRLSDIDEPVHQIYNLACAASPPFYQADPVHTMMTCVTGTGNLLALAERHKASFLLASTSEVYGDPEEHPQREDYRGNVSCTGPRACYDEGKRAAEALCFDMLRAGRADARVVRIFNTYGPRMQPNDGRIISNLLVQALSGNPLTIYGSGEQTRSFCFVTDLVEGLMALMDIDPNPGVPVNLGNPGEFTINELATMIRAIVPSSSEIVFRPLPQDDPLRRRPDIGRAKDLLGWEPKVPLSQGLQQTADYFASVLARPDLRKAPVREKPRSGLTDTLQLGA, encoded by the coding sequence ATGTTGCAAAGAGTGCATGACGGAAAAACCAGAACTATCCTCGTGGCTGGCGGGGCTGGCTTTGTTGGCTCGCATCTCTGCGACGCCCTGCTGCTGCGGGGGGACAGAGTGATATGCGTTGATAGCTTCCTGACGGGATCGAGAACCAATGTCCGACCGCTGGAGAACCATCCCCGGTTCCGCCTGATCGAGGAGGATGTGTGCCGTCTCTCCGACATCGACGAGCCGGTTCACCAGATCTACAATCTGGCCTGTGCGGCGTCTCCACCCTTTTATCAAGCCGATCCGGTTCATACGATGATGACCTGCGTGACGGGCACGGGCAATCTGCTTGCGCTTGCGGAGCGCCACAAAGCGTCCTTCTTGCTGGCTTCAACCAGCGAAGTGTACGGCGATCCGGAAGAACATCCGCAACGTGAGGATTATCGGGGTAACGTCAGTTGCACCGGGCCACGCGCCTGCTACGACGAAGGCAAACGCGCCGCCGAAGCGCTTTGCTTCGATATGCTGCGGGCCGGTCGTGCTGATGCACGTGTGGTGCGCATCTTCAACACCTACGGGCCGCGCATGCAGCCAAATGACGGACGCATCATCTCGAACCTTCTCGTCCAGGCGCTCTCGGGGAACCCGTTGACGATCTACGGTAGCGGCGAGCAAACTCGGTCGTTCTGTTTCGTAACGGACCTTGTAGAAGGTTTGATGGCACTCATGGATATCGATCCAAATCCGGGCGTGCCCGTTAACCTGGGTAATCCAGGTGAGTTCACCATCAACGAGCTTGCCACAATGATCCGGGCGATTGTGCCCTCATCCTCCGAAATCGTTTTTCGACCTCTGCCGCAGGACGATCCGCTGCGTCGCCGTCCGGATATCGGCCGTGCCAAGGACTTACTGGGCTGGGAACCCAAGGTGCCGCTTTCGCAAGGGCTGCAGCAGACAGCTGACTATTTTGCATCGGTTCTTGCCCGGCCTGATCTGCGTAAAGCGCCCGTTCGTGAAAAGCCCCGTTCCGGGCTGACGGATACGCTGCAACTCGGAGCCTAG
- a CDS encoding CgeB family protein — MTRKLDIVIIGLSLSSSWGNGHATTFRSLIRGLAADGHRVLFLERDVPWYANQRDLPDPDFCHLAYYSSVTELSESFGTVIKSADAVIIGSYVPEGVAVIEAVAALSPKLLCFYDIDTPVTLAKLDRGDEEYLTLQQIPVFDAYFSFSGGEVLTRLEKNYGARRAIDLYCSVDAQRYENTGETCEWDLGYLGTYSPDRQPTLEQLLIEPAHALPHLRFVVAGPQYPDTIDWPANVERIEHLPPQGHPSFYSRQRFTLNVTRADMIAAGWSPSVRLFEAAACGTPIISDDWRGLGELFPEGEAICIARSTDDVVDVLTGMNERRRMDMSTTARARVMELHTGNARALHLVSALERLADDPAARGERSQRFQDEDRGERNVAKSA; from the coding sequence ATGACGCGGAAGCTCGACATTGTCATCATTGGACTTTCGCTCTCCTCATCCTGGGGCAATGGCCATGCGACCACATTTCGGTCGCTGATCCGTGGACTGGCTGCTGACGGTCACCGGGTGCTCTTCCTTGAGCGCGATGTTCCCTGGTATGCCAACCAGCGAGACCTGCCCGATCCCGATTTCTGCCATCTGGCCTATTACTCCAGTGTCACGGAGCTATCCGAAAGCTTCGGCACGGTCATCAAGTCGGCAGATGCCGTGATCATCGGCTCCTATGTACCCGAAGGGGTGGCCGTCATTGAAGCTGTGGCGGCTCTGTCGCCCAAGCTCTTGTGCTTTTACGACATTGATACACCGGTAACGCTCGCCAAGCTCGACCGCGGCGACGAGGAATATCTGACGCTTCAGCAGATTCCGGTTTTCGACGCCTACTTTTCCTTCTCTGGTGGAGAAGTACTGACCCGATTGGAAAAGAACTACGGCGCACGCCGGGCCATCGATCTTTATTGTTCCGTGGATGCGCAGCGTTACGAGAACACGGGAGAAACCTGCGAATGGGATCTTGGCTATCTCGGAACCTACAGCCCTGATCGTCAGCCGACTCTCGAGCAGTTGCTGATTGAGCCAGCGCATGCCTTGCCGCATTTGCGCTTCGTCGTCGCCGGTCCGCAGTATCCCGATACGATTGACTGGCCCGCCAATGTGGAGCGGATTGAACATCTGCCGCCGCAGGGCCATCCGAGCTTCTACAGCCGACAACGTTTCACCTTGAACGTAACGCGCGCTGACATGATCGCGGCCGGCTGGTCACCAAGCGTGCGGCTGTTCGAAGCAGCCGCGTGCGGAACCCCGATCATCAGCGACGATTGGCGTGGGCTTGGCGAGCTTTTTCCAGAGGGCGAGGCGATCTGCATTGCGCGCAGTACTGATGACGTCGTTGACGTCCTCACCGGGATGAATGAGCGACGGCGAATGGACATGAGCACCACAGCGCGCGCCCGGGTCATGGAGTTGCACACTGGAAACGCCCGCGCCCTTCACCTGGTGTCGGCGCTAGAGCGACTAGCGGATGATCCGGCCGCACGGGGCGAAAGATCTCAAAGATTTCAGGACGAGGACCGAGGAGAACGCAATGTTGCAAAGAGTGCATGA